A genomic stretch from Orcinus orca chromosome 14, mOrcOrc1.1, whole genome shotgun sequence includes:
- the GLRX3 gene encoding glutaredoxin-3 isoform X1 codes for MAAGAVEVAAAVVEVGSAGQFEELLRLRAKSLLVVHFWAPWAPQCGQMNDVMAELAREHPQVSFVKLEAEAVPEVSEKYEISSVPTFLFFKNSQKMDRLDGAHAPELTKKVQRHASSGSFPPSGNEHPKEDLSLRLKKLTHAARCMLFMKGTPQEPRCGFSKQMVEILNKHNIQFSSFDVFSDEEVRQGLKTYSNWPTYPQLYVSGELIGGLDIIKELEASKELDTICPKAPKLEERLKVLTNKASVMLFMKGNKQEAKCGFSRQILEILNSTGVEYETFDILEDEEVRQGLKTYSNWPTYPQLYVKGELVGGLDIVKELKENGELLPILKGEN; via the exons GTCCCTCCTTGTAGTCCATTTCTGGGCACCATGGGCTCCACAGTGTGGTCAGATGAACGACGTCATGGCAGAGCTAGCCAGAGAACACCCCCAGGTTTCATTTGTGAAG ttggaaGCTGAAGCTGTTCCTGAAGTatctgaaaaatatgaaattagttCTGTTCCCACCTTTCTGTTTTTCAAG AATTCTCAGAAAATGGACCGATTAGATGGTGCCCATGCCCCAGAGTTGACTAAAAAGGTTCAACGACATGCGTCTAGCGGCTCCTTCCCACCCAGTGGTAATGAGCACCCGAAGGAAGACCTCAGCCTTCGCCTGAAGAAGTTAACTCACGCTGCCCGCTGCATGTTGTTCATGAAGGGAACTCCTCAGGAGCCGCGCTGCG GTTTCAGCAAGCAGATGGTGGAAATTCTTAACAAACATAATATTCAGTTTAGCAGCTTCGATGTCTTCTCAGATGAAGAAGTTCGTCAGGGCCTCAAAACCTATTCCAATTGGCCCACCTATCCCCAGCTCTATGTTTCTGGAGAGCTCATAGGAGGACTTGATATAATTAAG GAGCTAGAAGCATCTAAAGAACTAGATACAATTTGCCCCAAAGCCCCCAAGTTAGAGGAAAG gCTCAAAGTACTGACAAATAAAGCTTCTGTGATGCTCTTtatgaaaggaaacaaacag gaAGCTAAGTGTGGCTTCAGCAGACAGATTCTGGAAATACTAAATAGTACTGG tGTTGAATATGAGACATTTGATATCTTGGAGGATGAAGAA GTTCGGCAAGGATTAAAAACTTACTCCAATTGGCCGACATACCCTCAGCTGTATGTGAAAGGGGAGCTTGTTGGAGGATTGGACATTGTTAAG gaactgaaagaaaatggTGAGTTGCTGCCTATactgaaaggagaaaattaa